A single region of the Arthrobacter sp. zg-Y820 genome encodes:
- a CDS encoding DUF2550 domain-containing protein, translating to MSSSYVFIALAGLLCLLVLAVVLFGVRRSQLRRALGTFDASICLPPGGWQMGVCRYTDTHLEWLRLISLSPRPPHRFLRSSLEIGSWRQPTEAERARIQPGAIVVNLEYEGREVLVAMSYEVYTGLSSWLEAGPVIGIGTWR from the coding sequence ATGAGCAGCTCTTATGTGTTCATTGCGCTGGCAGGGCTTCTCTGCCTGCTGGTACTGGCAGTGGTTCTGTTCGGGGTGCGCCGCAGCCAGCTGCGGCGCGCCCTCGGTACTTTCGATGCCTCCATTTGCCTCCCGCCCGGCGGGTGGCAGATGGGGGTTTGTCGTTATACGGACACCCACCTGGAGTGGCTGCGCCTTATTTCGCTCAGCCCGCGTCCGCCCCACCGCTTCCTGCGCAGCTCCCTGGAGATCGGCAGCTGGCGGCAGCCGACCGAAGCTGAGCGTGCCCGCATCCAACCGGGCGCCATTGTGGTGAACCTTGAATACGAGGGCCGCGAAGTACTGGTCGCCATGAGTTACGAGGTCTACACGGGCCTCTCCTCGTGGCTGGAAGCCGGCCCCGTCATCGGCATCGGAACCTGGCGCTGA
- a CDS encoding F0F1 ATP synthase subunit epsilon: protein MANTAELEVEIVAADHFVWSGAAKMVKARTSEGDVGILPGHTPLLAILAEGEMAIEPVSGARFTVNVDGGFFSVDRDRVVIVADNAQMNDAANAGTR from the coding sequence ATGGCGAACACTGCTGAACTCGAAGTTGAGATTGTTGCCGCTGACCATTTTGTCTGGTCCGGCGCGGCGAAGATGGTCAAGGCACGTACCAGCGAGGGCGACGTCGGGATCCTTCCCGGCCACACCCCGCTGCTGGCCATCCTGGCCGAAGGCGAAATGGCCATTGAACCGGTGTCCGGCGCGCGCTTTACGGTGAACGTTGACGGTGGTTTCTTCTCCGTCGACCGCGACCGCGTGGTGATTGTCGCTGACAACGCTCAGATGAACGACGCAGCCAACGCTGGGACTCGCTGA
- the atpD gene encoding F0F1 ATP synthase subunit beta, with amino-acid sequence MTAQTVEHGSNSVASGATGRIARVIGPVVDVEFPADAIPTIYNALTTELTLNGETRTITFETSQHLGDNLVRAISMQATDGLVRGAAVKDTGAPIHVPVGDGVKGHIFNVLGKPLDVREDELEITEHWPIHRKAPNFADLEGSTEMLETGIKVIDLLTPYIKGGKIGLFGGAGVGKTVLIQEMITRVARNFGGTSVFAGVGERTREGNDLWVEMEEAGVLKDTALVFGQMDEPPGTRLRVALSGLTMAEYFRDVQNQDVLLFIDNIFRFTQAGSEVSTLLGRMPSAVGYQPNLADEMGLLQERITSTKGHSITSMQAIYVPADDYTDPAPATTFAHLDATTELSREIASRGLYPAVDPLTSTSRILDPQYVGQEHYDTAVRVKQILQKNKELQDIIAILGIDELGEEDKIVVARARRIQQFLSQNTYTAKQFTGVEGSTVTIKETIEGFKAICDGDVDHIAEQAFFNVGSMDDVERNWAKIQEQTGK; translated from the coding sequence ATGACTGCCCAAACTGTCGAGCACGGATCTAATTCCGTAGCCTCGGGTGCCACCGGCCGTATCGCCCGTGTCATCGGCCCGGTTGTCGACGTCGAATTCCCGGCTGACGCAATTCCCACCATCTACAACGCGCTGACCACCGAGCTGACGCTCAACGGTGAGACCCGCACCATTACGTTCGAAACGTCCCAGCACCTCGGCGACAACCTCGTGCGCGCCATCTCCATGCAGGCCACCGACGGCCTGGTCCGCGGCGCAGCCGTCAAGGATACCGGCGCACCGATCCATGTCCCCGTGGGCGACGGCGTCAAGGGCCACATCTTCAACGTCCTGGGCAAGCCCCTGGACGTTCGCGAAGACGAGCTCGAAATCACCGAGCACTGGCCGATCCACCGCAAGGCTCCGAACTTTGCGGACCTTGAGGGCTCCACCGAGATGCTGGAAACCGGCATCAAGGTGATCGACCTTCTCACCCCGTACATCAAGGGTGGAAAGATCGGCCTGTTCGGCGGCGCCGGTGTCGGCAAGACCGTGCTGATCCAGGAAATGATCACCCGTGTTGCCCGCAACTTCGGTGGTACGTCGGTATTCGCCGGTGTCGGCGAGCGTACCCGTGAGGGCAACGACCTCTGGGTTGAAATGGAAGAGGCAGGCGTCCTGAAGGACACCGCCCTTGTATTCGGCCAGATGGATGAGCCGCCGGGAACGCGTCTGCGCGTGGCCCTGTCCGGCCTGACCATGGCGGAGTACTTCCGCGATGTGCAGAACCAGGACGTGCTGCTCTTCATCGACAACATCTTCCGCTTCACGCAGGCAGGTTCCGAAGTTTCAACGCTTCTGGGCCGCATGCCGTCCGCCGTGGGCTACCAGCCGAACCTGGCTGACGAGATGGGTCTCCTGCAGGAGCGCATCACGTCCACCAAGGGTCACTCGATCACGTCGATGCAGGCCATTTACGTGCCTGCTGATGACTACACCGACCCGGCCCCGGCCACCACGTTCGCGCACCTGGACGCCACCACGGAACTTTCCCGTGAAATCGCCTCGCGCGGCCTGTACCCGGCCGTGGATCCGCTGACGTCCACGTCGCGCATCCTCGACCCGCAGTACGTGGGCCAGGAGCACTACGACACGGCTGTCCGCGTCAAGCAGATCCTTCAGAAGAACAAGGAACTGCAGGACATCATCGCCATCCTCGGCATCGACGAGCTGGGCGAAGAGGACAAGATTGTTGTGGCACGTGCACGCCGCATCCAGCAGTTCCTGTCGCAGAACACCTACACCGCCAAGCAGTTCACCGGCGTCGAGGGCTCCACGGTCACCATCAAGGAAACCATCGAGGGCTTCAAGGCCATCTGCGACGGCGACGTTGACCACATCGCCGAGCAGGCTTTCTTCAACGTCGGCAGCATGGACGATGTAGAGCGCAACTGGGCGAAGATCCAAGAGCAGACCGGGAAGTAA
- a CDS encoding F0F1 ATP synthase subunit gamma: protein MGAQIRVYRQKIASTTSMQKIFKAMELIAASRIGKARTRVAASLPYSNAITRAVSAVASQSEIDHPLTTEPEQIRRAAMVVLTSDRGLAGSYSASVLKQSESLAELLREEGKEVKTYLVGRKAQAYYDFREREAARVWTGNTDAPDFETAREIGQALLDDFNTDYEDGGVDEIHIVYTRFKSMVVQEPTVIRLLPLEVVEEEAQSETELLPLYEYEPEPEKVLDALLPRYIESRIFAAMLQAAASELAARQRAMKSAGDNASDLIKKYTRLRNNARQAEITQELSEIVAGADALSAS from the coding sequence ATGGGAGCCCAAATTCGGGTCTACCGTCAGAAGATCGCTTCGACGACGTCGATGCAGAAGATCTTCAAGGCGATGGAGCTGATTGCTGCCTCTCGCATTGGAAAGGCACGCACCCGTGTGGCTGCGTCATTGCCGTATTCCAATGCGATCACCCGTGCCGTTTCTGCTGTGGCGTCCCAGTCGGAAATCGATCACCCGCTGACTACCGAGCCGGAGCAAATCCGCCGGGCAGCCATGGTGGTTCTGACTTCCGACCGCGGTCTTGCTGGTTCGTACTCCGCCAGTGTGCTGAAGCAAAGCGAATCCTTGGCCGAACTGCTCCGTGAAGAGGGCAAAGAGGTCAAGACCTACCTGGTGGGACGTAAGGCGCAGGCCTACTACGACTTCCGTGAGCGCGAAGCTGCGCGTGTCTGGACCGGAAACACCGATGCACCGGACTTTGAAACAGCCCGCGAAATCGGCCAGGCACTTCTTGATGACTTCAACACTGACTACGAAGACGGCGGCGTGGATGAAATCCACATTGTCTACACGCGCTTCAAGTCGATGGTTGTCCAGGAACCCACGGTGATCCGCCTGCTTCCGCTGGAAGTAGTCGAGGAAGAAGCACAGTCCGAGACTGAGCTGCTGCCTCTCTACGAGTACGAGCCCGAGCCCGAAAAGGTTCTTGACGCACTGCTGCCGCGCTACATCGAGTCGCGCATCTTCGCAGCCATGCTTCAGGCAGCCGCTTCCGAGCTCGCCGCCCGCCAGCGCGCAATGAAGTCCGCAGGGGACAACGCCTCCGACCTTATTAAGAAGTACACGCGACTTCGCAATAACGCCCGCCAGGCCGAGATCACCCAGGAACTGTCCGAGATCGTGGCCGGTGCCGACGCGCTCAGCGCGTCCTAG
- the atpA gene encoding F0F1 ATP synthase subunit alpha — MAELTINADDVRNALNEFAASYEPGNAERVEVGRVTTASDGIARVEGLPSVMANELLRFEDGTLGLAQNLDTREIGVVVLGDFAGIEEGQEVHRTGEVLSVPVGDNFLGRVVDPLGEPMDDLGPIEAEGRRALELQAPGVTQRKSVHEPLQTGLKAIDAMIPIGRGQRQLIIGDRKTGKTAIAVDAILNQKANWDSGDVQKQVRCIYVAIGQKASTVAEIKRTLEDKGAMEYTTIVASPASDPAGFKYLAPYAGSAIGQHWMYGGKHVLIIFDDLSKQAEAYRAVSLLLRRPPGREAYPGDVFYLHSRLLERCAKLSDELGAGSMTGLPIIETKANDVSAYIPTNVISITDGQIFLQSDLFNANQRPAVDVGISVSRVGGAAQQKAMKKVSGTLKLELAQYRDMQAFSMFASDLDAATRQQLTRGARLMELLKQGQYAPYPVEEQVVSIWAGTNGYLDDVPVEDVLRFEGEFIDHLKHSTSVLTTLAQTGKLEDSTVEELKKRVVAFKEGFFGEGDNHMVAAGHEEYAALGEDAVDQEKIVKQKR; from the coding sequence ATGGCCGAATTGACCATCAACGCCGACGACGTCCGTAATGCGTTGAACGAATTTGCGGCGTCCTACGAACCCGGAAACGCAGAGCGCGTTGAAGTTGGCCGCGTAACAACCGCCAGCGACGGCATTGCCCGTGTGGAGGGCCTGCCCTCCGTCATGGCGAACGAGCTGCTTCGGTTCGAGGACGGCACACTGGGCCTCGCCCAGAACCTTGACACCCGTGAAATCGGTGTCGTTGTACTCGGCGACTTCGCCGGGATCGAAGAAGGCCAGGAAGTTCACCGCACCGGTGAAGTCCTGTCCGTACCTGTCGGGGACAACTTCCTCGGCCGCGTTGTCGACCCGCTGGGCGAGCCGATGGATGACCTGGGCCCGATCGAGGCCGAGGGACGCCGCGCACTGGAACTTCAGGCGCCGGGCGTAACCCAGCGCAAGTCGGTACACGAACCGCTTCAGACCGGTCTCAAGGCTATCGACGCCATGATTCCGATTGGCCGCGGACAGCGCCAGCTGATCATCGGTGACCGCAAGACGGGTAAGACCGCCATTGCCGTTGACGCCATCCTTAACCAGAAGGCGAACTGGGACTCCGGAGATGTTCAGAAGCAGGTGCGCTGCATTTATGTAGCCATCGGCCAGAAGGCATCGACCGTTGCTGAAATCAAGCGCACCCTCGAAGACAAGGGCGCAATGGAGTACACCACCATTGTTGCTTCCCCCGCTTCGGACCCCGCCGGTTTCAAGTACCTGGCTCCCTACGCCGGTTCGGCCATTGGCCAGCACTGGATGTACGGCGGCAAGCATGTACTGATCATCTTTGATGACCTGTCCAAGCAGGCCGAAGCCTACCGCGCCGTATCCCTGCTGCTCCGGCGCCCGCCGGGACGCGAAGCTTACCCGGGCGATGTGTTCTACTTGCACTCCCGCCTGCTGGAACGCTGCGCGAAGCTCTCCGATGAGCTCGGTGCCGGTTCGATGACGGGCCTGCCCATCATCGAGACCAAGGCAAATGACGTGTCGGCGTACATCCCGACCAACGTCATCTCCATCACCGATGGTCAGATCTTCCTGCAGTCGGACCTCTTCAACGCCAACCAGCGCCCCGCCGTCGACGTCGGTATTTCCGTCTCGCGCGTCGGTGGAGCTGCTCAGCAGAAGGCCATGAAGAAGGTCTCCGGTACTTTGAAGCTGGAACTGGCCCAGTACCGCGACATGCAGGCATTCTCCATGTTTGCTTCGGACCTCGATGCAGCCACCCGCCAGCAGCTCACCCGCGGTGCGCGTCTGATGGAACTCCTCAAGCAGGGTCAGTACGCTCCGTACCCCGTTGAAGAGCAGGTTGTTTCGATCTGGGCCGGCACCAACGGCTACCTGGACGATGTTCCCGTGGAAGATGTTCTCCGCTTTGAAGGCGAGTTCATCGACCACCTGAAGCACAGCACCTCGGTGCTGACCACCCTGGCGCAGACGGGCAAGCTTGAGGACTCCACTGTGGAGGAACTCAAGAAGCGCGTAGTCGCGTTCAAGGAAGGATTCTTCGGCGAAGGAGACAACCACATGGTTGCCGCCGGCCACGAAGAGTACGCAGCCTTGGGCGAAGACGCTGTTGACCAGGAAAAGATCGTCAAGCAGAAGCGCTAG
- a CDS encoding F0F1 ATP synthase subunit delta: protein MAGVSSESLAVAQKQLEAKLPFASLSLAEELFGILGVLDSSAGIRRALTDPARQSDAKAALVAQLVRGKVSADAEAIVADLVSSRWRSPRDLGDALEELAATVVSATAENRGSGLAGLDALEDDLIRFRRAVASSHELQRALSEPQASPEAKVILAQKLVPGASPEALVLIRQAVTHPRGLKPSALVARFLDLVAGRQKRWIAEVRAARPLTQEQLSRLQSSLNGLYGRELKINADVEPSLIGGVRIAVGDEILDSSVVSRLSDLRRKLAV from the coding sequence ATGGCAGGAGTATCGAGCGAATCACTGGCCGTGGCGCAGAAGCAGCTGGAAGCCAAGCTTCCGTTTGCTTCGCTGTCACTGGCAGAGGAACTCTTTGGAATCCTGGGCGTTCTCGACAGCAGCGCCGGTATCCGGCGTGCGCTGACCGATCCCGCCCGTCAAAGCGATGCCAAGGCGGCGCTGGTTGCACAGCTGGTACGCGGCAAGGTTTCGGCAGACGCCGAGGCCATTGTTGCTGATCTGGTCTCCTCGCGTTGGCGGTCTCCGCGTGACTTGGGTGATGCGCTCGAGGAACTGGCTGCCACTGTTGTTTCAGCAACGGCAGAAAACCGCGGATCGGGTCTTGCAGGCCTAGACGCCTTGGAAGACGACCTGATCCGGTTCCGCCGGGCAGTCGCTTCCAGCCACGAACTTCAGCGGGCTTTGTCCGAGCCGCAGGCATCGCCTGAGGCAAAGGTCATTCTGGCGCAGAAGCTGGTGCCCGGGGCAAGCCCCGAAGCACTGGTACTGATCCGCCAGGCAGTCACGCATCCGCGCGGCCTGAAGCCCAGTGCCCTCGTGGCACGCTTCCTGGATCTCGTTGCCGGGCGCCAGAAGCGCTGGATTGCCGAGGTTCGGGCCGCCCGTCCGTTGACCCAAGAGCAGCTTTCGCGTCTGCAGTCCTCTCTTAATGGACTCTACGGCCGTGAGTTGAAGATCAACGCCGACGTTGAACCGTCACTGATCGGCGGCGTGCGGATCGCAGTGGGAGACGAGATACTGGATTCATCAGTAGTTTCCCGTCTGTCCGACCTCCGTCGGAAGCTCGCGGTCTAG
- a CDS encoding F0F1 ATP synthase subunit B, whose amino-acid sequence MDQVVMLAASEGASPLMPNIWEILVTGISFAILMFIVVKFVVPAFEKTFAERTEAIEGNIAKAEKAQAEASAALVEYKAQLSDARAEANAIREEARAEGAQILAELKAKAAAESARITEQAQVQIAAERQAAVTSLRAEVGTLATELAGRIIGETLEDDARAARVVDRFLGELENENAGAAR is encoded by the coding sequence ATGGATCAGGTAGTCATGTTGGCAGCCTCTGAAGGCGCCAGCCCCCTGATGCCCAACATCTGGGAAATCCTGGTGACGGGAATCAGTTTCGCCATACTGATGTTCATCGTCGTCAAGTTTGTGGTGCCGGCCTTCGAGAAGACGTTTGCGGAGCGCACGGAAGCCATCGAAGGCAACATTGCCAAGGCCGAAAAGGCCCAGGCAGAAGCCAGCGCAGCGCTGGTCGAATACAAGGCACAGCTTTCCGATGCCCGGGCAGAAGCCAACGCCATCCGCGAAGAAGCACGCGCTGAAGGCGCCCAGATCCTCGCGGAGCTGAAGGCCAAGGCCGCTGCTGAGTCCGCACGGATCACCGAGCAGGCACAGGTGCAGATCGCTGCAGAGCGGCAGGCGGCTGTTACGTCGCTCCGCGCTGAGGTCGGCACACTGGCAACCGAGCTGGCCGGACGCATCATCGGCGAGACGCTTGAGGATGACGCCCGCGCCGCACGCGTGGTGGACCGTTTCCTTGGGGAACTGGAAAACGAGAACGCAGGTGCAGCTAGGTAA
- a CDS encoding F0F1 ATP synthase subunit C gives MEIEGSLNAIGYGLSAIGGAIGVGLVFFAYISGVARQPEAQRVLQPIAFLGLALTEALAILGLVLAFIV, from the coding sequence ATGGAAATCGAAGGTAGCCTCAACGCAATCGGCTATGGCCTCTCCGCAATCGGCGGCGCAATCGGCGTGGGCCTCGTCTTCTTCGCTTACATCAGCGGCGTTGCACGCCAGCCGGAGGCACAGCGTGTACTCCAGCCGATCGCATTCCTGGGTCTGGCACTGACCGAAGCCCTCGCTATCCTTGGTCTGGTTCTCGCGTTCATTGTCTAG
- the atpB gene encoding F0F1 ATP synthase subunit A, with the protein MIALALPATNEGGFVPPAISDMHLPEIFPWGAEYGTGVGKQMLLVIISVVIIAVFFILASRKGKLVPGRLQFLGEWGYGFVRNSIAKDVIGERDFLKFVPFLFALFFFIVVNNIYGAIPFIQLPSFSHPGGAYLLAAIVYVTWIGVGIKKHGMKYFVKATVPSGVPWYILPVLVPIEIISNFLVRPITHSLRLFATMMSGHLIIMLAGAGIEYLLVLQDNILLQASSVLVLGGGIAMYMLEALIMVLQAYVFTLLTAIYIQGALADDH; encoded by the coding sequence TTGATCGCGCTTGCACTCCCGGCCACTAATGAAGGTGGATTCGTTCCGCCGGCCATTTCAGATATGCACCTCCCTGAGATTTTCCCGTGGGGCGCCGAATACGGTACCGGTGTTGGCAAGCAGATGCTGCTGGTCATCATCTCAGTTGTCATCATCGCTGTGTTCTTTATTCTTGCTTCCCGCAAGGGAAAGCTCGTGCCGGGACGCCTGCAGTTCCTGGGCGAATGGGGTTACGGCTTCGTCCGTAACAGCATCGCCAAGGACGTAATCGGCGAGCGGGACTTCCTTAAGTTCGTTCCGTTCCTCTTCGCACTGTTCTTCTTTATTGTTGTCAACAACATTTACGGTGCCATTCCGTTCATCCAGCTGCCCAGCTTCTCCCACCCGGGCGGAGCGTACCTGCTGGCAGCAATCGTCTACGTGACGTGGATCGGTGTTGGCATCAAGAAGCACGGTATGAAGTACTTCGTGAAGGCGACGGTTCCGTCCGGCGTGCCGTGGTACATCCTCCCCGTTCTGGTTCCGATCGAGATCATCTCCAACTTCCTGGTCCGGCCGATCACGCACAGCCTGCGTCTGTTCGCCACCATGATGTCCGGACACTTGATCATCATGCTCGCCGGCGCCGGCATCGAATACCTCCTGGTCCTCCAGGACAACATCCTGCTCCAGGCCTCCTCGGTGCTGGTTCTAGGCGGCGGTATCGCCATGTACATGCTTGAAGCACTGATCATGGTGCTCCAGGCCTACGTTTTCACTCTGCTGACCGCCATTTACATCCAGGGCGCGCTGGCAGACGATCACTAA
- a CDS encoding AtpZ/AtpI family protein: protein MSEKPGFDPESTYDSGMRVFSYIIGGIVAWGLVGWFLDNLFETQWLVLVGILFGAAAGFYLTKVHGLTGSKPAKASVGPPAHDREEAEQ from the coding sequence ATGTCTGAAAAACCCGGGTTCGACCCCGAGTCCACGTACGACTCCGGCATGCGCGTCTTCAGCTATATCATTGGCGGGATCGTCGCCTGGGGTTTGGTAGGGTGGTTTTTGGACAATCTGTTCGAGACCCAGTGGTTGGTGCTCGTCGGCATTCTTTTCGGAGCCGCCGCCGGATTTTACCTGACCAAAGTGCACGGCCTGACCGGAAGCAAACCTGCGAAAGCCAGCGTCGGCCCTCCAGCCCACGACCGTGAAGAAGCCGAACAGTAA
- a CDS encoding UDP-phosphate glycosyltransferase — translation MLLALCVGAAFLVSLLLPFAFIPLLRRLGVLDIPNERSSHTKEIIRGVGVTIAAGVLLGLMLSLLTGLVAVDRSIVLILIVIIASASLLGWIEDFRGLSVRLRAGLQLALGVLGTTALVWTMEQSYWWVPVGALAIAAYINVANFMDGVNGISGLHGITVGVLYAVGGLLSDHVWMTVAGAVTAAAFAAFLPWNLGRGSVFMGDVGSYLLGASIAGTAVAAFLAGVNVEYLLFPILIYLADTFSTLLMRISRGERWYAAHRQHVYQRLTDAGLSHLQSAAVVTVCTLLTGTAGLVVAGAGDVLKVAVTLFALAVVVFYLLSPRIFDRQRTRV, via the coding sequence ATGCTGCTGGCCCTGTGTGTCGGTGCAGCCTTCCTGGTGAGCCTGCTGCTTCCCTTCGCCTTCATACCCCTGCTGCGCCGGCTTGGTGTCCTGGACATCCCGAACGAGCGCTCCTCCCACACCAAGGAGATTATCCGCGGCGTCGGCGTGACCATCGCCGCAGGCGTCCTGCTGGGGCTGATGCTGTCCCTGTTGACCGGCCTGGTGGCCGTTGACCGCTCGATTGTGCTCATCCTGATCGTGATCATCGCGTCGGCGTCCCTGCTCGGCTGGATTGAGGACTTCCGCGGCCTGTCCGTCCGGCTGCGCGCCGGACTGCAGCTGGCGCTCGGAGTCCTGGGCACCACGGCACTGGTGTGGACCATGGAGCAGAGCTACTGGTGGGTGCCCGTGGGGGCGCTGGCCATCGCCGCCTACATCAACGTCGCCAACTTCATGGACGGCGTCAACGGCATCTCGGGGCTGCACGGAATCACCGTGGGAGTCCTGTACGCCGTCGGCGGTCTGCTCAGCGACCACGTCTGGATGACAGTTGCCGGAGCAGTCACCGCCGCCGCCTTTGCCGCTTTCCTGCCGTGGAACCTGGGCCGCGGATCGGTGTTCATGGGCGACGTCGGCAGCTACCTCCTGGGAGCATCGATTGCCGGCACCGCGGTGGCCGCCTTCCTCGCCGGCGTCAACGTGGAGTATCTGCTCTTCCCGATCCTCATCTACTTGGCTGACACCTTTTCCACCCTCCTGATGCGCATCAGCCGGGGAGAGCGCTGGTACGCGGCGCACCGCCAACACGTCTATCAGCGACTGACGGACGCGGGGCTCAGCCATCTGCAGTCGGCGGCCGTGGTCACCGTGTGCACCCTGCTGACGGGGACGGCGGGGCTGGTTGTGGCCGGCGCCGGCGATGTGCTCAAAGTCGCCGTGACCCTGTTCGCACTGGCGGTGGTGGTGTTTTACCTGCTGTCGCCCCGGATCTTCGACCGGCAGCGCACCCGCGTGTGA
- a CDS encoding nucleoside-diphosphate sugar epimerase/dehydratase produces MRQTSTDERGPIRDEKPALWLWSQYILDSLAWIVAIVLALVLRYELTVDQINPGGVAVFCGAAVLVQLIVGYSFALYRGRYSFGSFHEMRLLAIVTLVVAAILVLVSALFGLAIDIPRSTGMIAFPFACLFMAAMRYLKRMYVEGKARPGDEASRTLVYGAGFLGSSLVTRMMKDPESPYYPVGLIDDDPAKKHLRLSTVPVLGKLEDLREIVQRTRATVLIIAIADVEARQVRLVTDRAEGLDLRVLVLPPLKDMLSKGAGAGLTDFREVAVEDLIGRRPVDIHVEEVAGYLTGRKVLVTGAGGSIGSELCRQITAFDPAELIMVDRDETGLQLTQLSITGHGLLNGKDTVLADIRDPDALEQIFSDRRPDVVFHAAALKHVSLLEQYPQEAWKTNVLGTANVLRAAKKAKVKYFVNISTDKAANPTTVLGHSKRVAEKLTAWMADSSGERYVSVRFGNVIGSRGSMLPLFTEQIRQGGPLTVTDPEVTRFFMTIPEACQLVIQAGAIGRGGEVLILDMGEPVKILDVARRMIDMSGKDIEIVFTGLRQGEKLHEILVGTGEDDSRPLHPKISHTAVDELNPSDLRFEDWLHKCGVDSHGEVLPPVTGIGGVPGAAHGGVSAERARVHPFNGGTAERRTG; encoded by the coding sequence ATGAGGCAGACAAGCACGGACGAGCGCGGTCCCATCCGCGACGAAAAGCCTGCGCTGTGGCTGTGGTCGCAGTACATCCTGGACTCGCTGGCGTGGATCGTGGCCATCGTCCTGGCGCTGGTGCTCCGGTACGAGCTCACGGTGGACCAGATCAATCCCGGGGGCGTCGCCGTCTTCTGCGGGGCCGCCGTGCTGGTCCAGCTGATCGTCGGCTATTCCTTCGCGCTGTACCGCGGCCGCTACAGTTTCGGCAGCTTCCACGAGATGCGCCTGCTTGCCATCGTCACCCTGGTGGTTGCCGCCATCCTGGTCCTGGTCAGCGCACTCTTCGGCCTGGCCATCGACATCCCGCGAAGCACCGGAATGATTGCCTTCCCGTTCGCCTGCTTGTTCATGGCAGCCATGCGTTACCTCAAGCGCATGTACGTCGAGGGCAAGGCACGCCCCGGCGATGAGGCCTCCCGCACGCTGGTGTACGGCGCCGGATTCCTGGGCAGTTCCCTCGTGACCCGCATGATGAAGGACCCGGAATCTCCTTACTATCCGGTGGGGCTGATCGACGATGATCCGGCCAAGAAGCACCTGCGCCTGTCCACGGTGCCCGTGCTTGGAAAACTCGAAGACCTGCGCGAAATCGTGCAGCGCACCCGTGCCACCGTCCTGATCATCGCGATCGCCGACGTCGAAGCCCGCCAGGTGCGGCTGGTCACCGACCGCGCCGAAGGACTGGACCTGCGCGTGCTGGTGCTGCCGCCGCTGAAGGACATGCTGAGCAAGGGCGCCGGGGCCGGACTGACCGACTTCCGCGAGGTTGCCGTCGAGGACCTCATCGGGCGCCGCCCCGTGGACATCCATGTGGAGGAAGTTGCCGGCTACCTGACCGGCCGCAAGGTGCTGGTCACCGGTGCCGGCGGTTCCATCGGCTCCGAGCTGTGCCGCCAGATCACGGCCTTCGACCCCGCGGAGCTGATCATGGTGGACCGGGACGAGACGGGCCTTCAGCTCACTCAGCTGTCCATCACCGGCCACGGACTGCTCAACGGCAAGGACACCGTCCTTGCCGACATCCGGGACCCCGACGCCCTGGAACAGATCTTCTCCGACCGCCGGCCCGACGTCGTTTTCCACGCCGCCGCGCTCAAGCACGTCTCGCTCCTGGAGCAGTATCCGCAGGAGGCCTGGAAGACCAACGTGCTGGGAACCGCGAATGTCCTGCGCGCGGCCAAAAAGGCCAAGGTCAAATACTTTGTGAACATCTCCACCGACAAGGCGGCGAATCCCACCACTGTGCTGGGGCACTCCAAGCGCGTGGCCGAGAAGCTCACCGCCTGGATGGCCGACAGCAGCGGCGAACGCTATGTGTCGGTGCGGTTCGGCAACGTCATCGGCAGCCGTGGCTCCATGCTGCCGCTGTTCACCGAACAGATCCGCCAGGGCGGGCCGCTGACCGTGACGGACCCCGAGGTCACCCGCTTCTTCATGACCATTCCCGAGGCCTGCCAGCTGGTGATCCAGGCGGGTGCGATCGGACGCGGCGGTGAAGTGCTGATCCTTGACATGGGCGAGCCCGTGAAGATCCTGGACGTCGCCCGGCGGATGATCGACATGTCCGGCAAGGACATTGAAATTGTGTTCACCGGGCTTCGGCAGGGTGAAAAGCTGCACGAAATCCTGGTCGGGACGGGCGAAGACGACTCACGTCCGCTGCACCCGAAGATCTCCCACACGGCAGTCGACGAGCTCAACCCCTCGGACCTGCGGTTCGAGGACTGGCTGCACAAGTGCGGCGTGGACTCCCACGGAGAGGTCCTGCCCCCGGTCACGGGCATCGGGGGAGTGCCCGGGGCAGCGCACGGGGGAGTGTCCGCCGAGCGGGCCCGCGTGCATCCGTTCAACGGCGGCACGGCGGAACGGCGGACGGGCTGA